The nucleotide window AAGAATATTTTTAGTAGCTGAGTTAATTTCAGAATTCTCCCCTCCCATAACTCCCGCTATAGCGATTGGTTTTGCTGCGTCGCAGATTAATAAAGTATTTTCCGGCAGATCGCGTTCTTTCGAATCAAGCGTAATAAATTTTGATTTTGCTTCAGTACTTCTAACAATGATTTTTTTCCCTTCGAGCCTGTCAAGATCAAAAGCATGCAGTGGCTGCCCGCATTCATACATCACAAAATTAGTCACATCAACTATATTGTTTATCGGGCGCAAACCAATCTTTGTTAATCTGTTTTTTAACCATTCCGGTGAATCTTTGACATCAACGTTAAGTACGATTCGTGAGGAATATCGGGGACAGTTCTTCTGATCCTCAATAATTATTTCGGCAACAGAAGATGATTCTTTTGTTGATTCATTTAATTTTATTGAAGGAATTTTTAATTCAAGATTGAACAAAGCAGCAAGGTCGCGAGCTACCCCGATATGAGAAAGTGCATCCGGACGGTTGGGTGTGATTGCAATATCAAGTATCACATCATTCAGCCCAAGAGCATCAGAGATTGGAGTTCCTTCTTTAACTGAATTATCAAGAACCATTATGCCGGAATGATCATTACTGATTAGAAGCTCATTCTCCGAGCAAATCATTCCGAAGGACTCAACACCTCTTAACTTTGCTTTAGAGATTTTGTATCCACCGTTTGGAATTATAGTTCCGATGGGTGCGAAAACTATTTTTTGATCAGCTTCAACATTTGGAGCGCCGCAGACAACCTGAAGAATATTTTTTCCATCGCTTACCTTGCATAATGAAAGCTTGTCTGCATTCGGGTGCTTTGTCTTTTCAAGTACCGAAGCAACAATAAAATCTTTATATATTTCTCTTTCATTTATAACGTCCTCAACTTCGAGACCGGACATATTTAAGGTACTAATAATTTGATCAACAGGAATACCTTTGAGGTCAATGTAATCAGCGAGCCAATTTAAAGATATTTTCAATTCTTAATTCTCAATTAAAATTGTTTTAGAAATCTGATGTCATTTTCAAAAAATATTCTTATATCGGAAATGCCATATTTCAATAATGCTGTTCTTTCGATACCCATTCCAAAGGCATAACCGGAATATTTTTCGGGATCATAACCAACGTGTTTAAATACATTCGGATCAACCATTCCGCAGCCTAATATTTCTAACCAGCCACTGTTCTTACAAATCTTACACCCATGCCCATTACATAAATAACATGTAATATCCATCTCAGCACTTGGTTCGGTGAAAGGAAAAAAGCTCGGTCTGAAACGATACTTTAAATCTTCACCGTAAAACTGTTTTGCGAATGCGACGAGCGTGCCTTTCAATTCAGCAAAAGTAACATTTGTATCAACATACAATCCTTCCACCTGATGAAACATGCAATAGCTTCTTGCGCTGACAGCTTCATTGCGATAGACCCTTCCCGGCATAATTGCTCTTACGGGGGGCTGCATAGATTCCATAACACGTATCTGTACAGGCGATGTGTGAGTGCGAAGCAAATAATCTTTGCTTAAAAAGAATGTGTCCTGCATATCCCTTGCCGGATGATCGAAAGGAAAATTTAATGCTTCAAAATTGTAGTAATCTGATTCTAATTCAGGACCTTCAAAAACAGAAAATCCAATACTTTTGAAAATAGATTTTATTTCATCGAGAGTTTGAGTAAGTAAATGTTTACTGCCGATGATTCTATTCTTGCCGGGAAGAGTAAGATCAATTTTCTCCGAAATGCTTTCAGTTTTTGATTCGAGATTATTTTTTAAGCTTGATAAGGAAACTTCAACTTTGTTTCTAAGTTCGTTAAGTAATTTACCCGCTTCAGGTTTTTCTTCTTTAGAAATAGTTTTTAATTCATTAAATAAATTTGAAACTAATCCGCTGCGGCTTAGATATTTTATTTTTATTTCTTCGAGGTGTTTAAGGTCTTTAATGGCGGAAGTATCTTCGTCAAATTGATTGAGGAGAGATGTAATTTTATTCTTCATATCACATAAGTTTAAAGAAATGCCCTCCTCATTCTGCAATGAAAACGAGGAGGGTAAAAATTAGTTTAAAGAAAACTTAACTAATTCAGCAAAGGAGCCGGGATTTTCGGCAGCGATGCTTGCAAGCACTTTACGGTTCACGTCAATTCCCTTTTGATCCATTGCATGAATCAATTTAGAATAAGTAGTTCCATTTAAGCGAGCAGCAGCATTTATCCTGACAATCCACAACTGTCTGAAAGTTCTTTTCTTTAATTTACGATCACGGTAAGCATGGGTTAGAGCTTTTTCGACATGATTTTTAGCAATCGTAAATACATTTTTCCTTGCACCCCAATAGCCTTTGGCAAGTTTTAATATATTCTTACGTTTTCTGTGAGACGCAACTTTGTTTTTTGATCTTGGCATTTATCTATCCTCTTTCCTTATTGTAACATTCTTTCGACACGTTTCTCTTCAGCTTTAGATACTAAAGTAGCCTGTCGAAGATTTCTTTTTCGTTTAGTTGATTTAGAAGAAAGGATGTGGCTTTTGTAAGCTTTTTTCCTTTTAAATTTTCCTGATGCAGTTTTTCTAAATGTTTTACCTGCACCACTGTTGCTCTTCATCTTTGGCATATTCTATCCTATTTTATTTTGAACTTTTTTAGATTTAATCTTTCCAATTGGAACAAGAAGCAATCCCATGCTCCTGCCTTCCATTTTAGGTTCAACTTCAACTTTTGAAGCTTCTTTGGTTCTTTCTATAAAGCGATCCAATAATTCCTTACCTTTTTCCTGGTAAGCCATTTCACGACCTTTAAAGATAACAACAACTTTAACTTTGTTTCCTTCTTCAAGAAAATTAATTGCATGTTTTACTTTAAAGTCAAAATCATGAACATCAGTATTTGGATGAAGCCTGATTTCTTTAAGCAGTGAAACCACTTGATTTTTTTTCTGGATCTTATCTCTTTTTTGCTGCTCAAACCTAAACTTACCATAATTTATTATTTTACAAACAGGCGGCACAGCTTGAGGAGCAATCTCGACTAAATCAGAACCTCTTTCATCAGCTAATCTTAACGCATCTCGAACAGTATAAATACCGAGCTGCGATCCATCAATATCTATTACCCGAACACGAGGAGATCTTATCTCCTCATTTATGCGAATGCTGTCTTTTTGAGCGATTAGAAACCTCTCTAATTATTTAGAAATATATTTACTATTAATTTCTTCTCTGATCTTTTCAGAAAAGTCTTTCAAAGTGAAAGAACCAAGATCGCCTTTCTTGTGCTGTCGAACCGAAATTGTATTTGAACTCTGTTCTTTTTCACCAAGGATTATCATATACGGAATTTTAGTGGTTTCAGCTTCTCTTATTCTATAACCAATCTTTTCGTTTCTATCATCAAGCTCAACTCTGAAGCCGCTTGCTTTCAATTCATTAAAAACCTTAAGCGAATATTCGGAAAAATTTTGTGAAATAGGAAGAACAATTAATTGAACAGGCGCTAACCACAATGGAAACTCACCTGCAAAGTGCTCTATCAACACTCCAATAAATCTTTCAAGCGAACCAAACGGAGCGCGGTGAATAACTACAGGTCTATGTTTTTGTCCGTCATTTCCAATATATTCAAGATTAAATCTTTCAGGCATGACATAGTCAATCTGTACAGTTCCCAATTGCCATTTGCGCCCGAGAGCATCTTTTACCATAAAATCAATTTTAGGTCCATAAAAAGCTGCTTCACCTTCAGCAATATAATAATCTAATTTCATTAAATCAGCAGCTTCTTTAATCTCCTGCTGAGCTTTTTCCCAAAGAGCAACATCACCGCCATACTTTTCAAGATTATTATCACGGAAAGACAGTTGTGTTGTAAAATCTTTAAAACCCATTTGAGCGAATACAACCTGAATCAATTCGATAACATTGCAAACTTCATCTTTCAATTGATCCTGCCGTACAAAAATATGCGAGTCATCTACCGAAAAAGAACGCACACGGGTAAGCCCATTTAATTCTC belongs to Ignavibacteriales bacterium and includes:
- the rplT gene encoding 50S ribosomal protein L20, coding for MPRSKNKVASHRKRKNILKLAKGYWGARKNVFTIAKNHVEKALTHAYRDRKLKKRTFRQLWIVRINAAARLNGTTYSKLIHAMDQKGIDVNRKVLASIAAENPGSFAELVKFSLN
- a CDS encoding translation initiation factor IF-3 is translated as MNEEIRSPRVRVIDIDGSQLGIYTVRDALRLADERGSDLVEIAPQAVPPVCKIINYGKFRFEQQKRDKIQKKNQVVSLLKEIRLHPNTDVHDFDFKVKHAINFLEEGNKVKVVVIFKGREMAYQEKGKELLDRFIERTKEASKVEVEPKMEGRSMGLLLVPIGKIKSKKVQNKIG
- the rpmI gene encoding 50S ribosomal protein L35, with amino-acid sequence MPKMKSNSGAGKTFRKTASGKFKRKKAYKSHILSSKSTKRKRNLRQATLVSKAEEKRVERMLQ
- the pheS gene encoding phenylalanine--tRNA ligase subunit alpha, yielding MKNKITSLLNQFDEDTSAIKDLKHLEEIKIKYLSRSGLVSNLFNELKTISKEEKPEAGKLLNELRNKVEVSLSSLKNNLESKTESISEKIDLTLPGKNRIIGSKHLLTQTLDEIKSIFKSIGFSVFEGPELESDYYNFEALNFPFDHPARDMQDTFFLSKDYLLRTHTSPVQIRVMESMQPPVRAIMPGRVYRNEAVSARSYCMFHQVEGLYVDTNVTFAELKGTLVAFAKQFYGEDLKYRFRPSFFPFTEPSAEMDITCYLCNGHGCKICKNSGWLEILGCGMVDPNVFKHVGYDPEKYSGYAFGMGIERTALLKYGISDIRIFFENDIRFLKQF